In a genomic window of Penaeus vannamei isolate JL-2024 chromosome 38, ASM4276789v1, whole genome shotgun sequence:
- the LOC113818317 gene encoding solute carrier family 25 member 45 isoform X1 produces MNKDYWCDFVAGWIGGCAGLVAGHPLDTIKVRQQTMGNISAAKGILNTFKFEGVRGFYKGMGFPLLSTGTLNALFFGVYGNTVRILSEGRDRPSFTDIFLAGCAGGVAQLVVACPVDLIKIKMQMQTGSGEGIWGKHFESHYRGPTSCLLDLYRRGGIRACYTGLNSMAIRDIPSFGMYMILYEGFIRTLCGSEESASPGSLVFCGGMAGVISWAMIIPLDVVKSRIQGDNPSNPQYKNARDCFMKSYKAEGIRVFTRGFWMMSLRAFPTNGSIFLGYVTSLNLLKRISGERRESEAVVAAA; encoded by the exons GATGTGCTGGCTTGGTAGCGGGACACCCTCTAGACACCATCAAAGTCCGCCAACAGACAATGGGTAACATTTCTGCAGCAAAGGGTATTTTGAATACCTTTAAATTTGAAGGG GTTCGTGGTTTTTACAAAGGCATGGGATTCCCCCTTTTGTCGACAGGAACCTTAAACGCTCTCTTCTTCGGCGTATACGGAAACACCGTCAGAATCTTATCGGAAGGGCGAGATAGACCGTCTTTCACCGATATATTCTTAGCCGGATGTGCGGGCGGAGTTGCACAGCTGGTTGTTGCATGTCCGGTGGATCTAATTAAGATTAAGATGCAGATGCAGACAG gGTCAGGTGAGGGCATCTGGGGCAAGCACTTCGAGTCCCACTATAGAGGCCCCACGTCTTGCCTGCTCGATTTATACCGCAGGGGAGGCATTCGGGCGTGTTATACGGGATTAAATTCAATGGCAATAcg AGATATTCCCTCGTTTGGCATGTATATGATTCTGTATGAAGGCTTCATCAGGACTCTGTGTGGCTCAGAGGAGAGTGCCAGTCCAGGCTCTCTCGTGTTCTGTGGAGGAATGGCAG GTGTAATATCCTGGGCAATGATTATTCCACTCGATGTAGTCAAATCAAGAATCCAAGGTGATAATCCGTCTAATCCACAGTATAAG aaCGCGCGAGACTGCTTCATGAAGAGCTACAAGGCGGAAGGGATAAGAGTCTTCACTCGGGGGTTCTGGATGATGAGCCTCAGAGCCTTCCCGACCAACGGCTCCATCTTCCTCGGCTACGTGACGTCACTTAACCTCCTGAAGAGAATTTCGGGGGAACGGCGAGAGAGCGAGGCGGTCGTAGCGGCGGcctga
- the LOC113818317 gene encoding solute carrier family 25 member 45 isoform X2 produces MNKDYWCDFVAGWIGGCAGLVAGHPLDTIKVRQQTMGNISAAKGILNTFKFEGVRGFYKGMGFPLLSTGTLNALFFGVYGNTVRILSEGRDRPSFTDIFLAGCAGGVAQLVVACPVDLIKIKMQMQTGSGEGIWGKHFESHYRGPTSCLLDLYRRGGIRACYTGLNSMAIRDVIASAAYVVLYEWMVDRNPSPATLPILWAGGMAGVISWAMIIPLDVVKSRIQGDNPSNPQYKNARDCFMKSYKAEGIRVFTRGFWMMSLRAFPTNGSIFLGYVTSLNLLKRISGERRESEAVVAAA; encoded by the exons GATGTGCTGGCTTGGTAGCGGGACACCCTCTAGACACCATCAAAGTCCGCCAACAGACAATGGGTAACATTTCTGCAGCAAAGGGTATTTTGAATACCTTTAAATTTGAAGGG GTTCGTGGTTTTTACAAAGGCATGGGATTCCCCCTTTTGTCGACAGGAACCTTAAACGCTCTCTTCTTCGGCGTATACGGAAACACCGTCAGAATCTTATCGGAAGGGCGAGATAGACCGTCTTTCACCGATATATTCTTAGCCGGATGTGCGGGCGGAGTTGCACAGCTGGTTGTTGCATGTCCGGTGGATCTAATTAAGATTAAGATGCAGATGCAGACAG gGTCAGGTGAGGGCATCTGGGGCAAGCACTTCGAGTCCCACTATAGAGGCCCCACGTCTTGCCTGCTCGATTTATACCGCAGGGGAGGCATTCGGGCGTGTTATACGGGATTAAATTCAATGGCAATAcg GGACGTCATAGCGTCTGCCGCTTATGTGGTGCTGTATGAGTGGATGGTGGACCGTAACCCTAGCCCAGCCACTCTGCCTATCCTATGGGCAGGGGGCATGGCAG GTGTAATATCCTGGGCAATGATTATTCCACTCGATGTAGTCAAATCAAGAATCCAAGGTGATAATCCGTCTAATCCACAGTATAAG aaCGCGCGAGACTGCTTCATGAAGAGCTACAAGGCGGAAGGGATAAGAGTCTTCACTCGGGGGTTCTGGATGATGAGCCTCAGAGCCTTCCCGACCAACGGCTCCATCTTCCTCGGCTACGTGACGTCACTTAACCTCCTGAAGAGAATTTCGGGGGAACGGCGAGAGAGCGAGGCGGTCGTAGCGGCGGcctga